A stretch of DNA from Mycolicibacterium celeriflavum:
CGGTCAGGGTCAACGGGATCCCAATCACCTACCACGGTCTGGAGCACATCCCCGCCAGTGGCGGTGCGGTGATCGCGATCAACCACACCAGCTATGTCGACTGGTTGCCCGCGGCGCTGGCAGCGCACTACCGCAAGCGGCGGCTGCGTTTCATGATCAAAGAAGAGATGCAGCATGTGAAGGTCGTCAACTACCTCATCAGCCGCACGGGCACGATCCCGGTGGATCGCAGTGCCGGGGCCGGCGCCTACGCCGTCGCCGTGGAGCGGCTGCGGGCAGGCGAGCTCGTCGGTGTCTATCCGGAGGCCACGATCAGCCGCAGCTTCGAGCTCAAGGGCTTCAAGACCGGCGCTGCCCGCATGGCGCGGGAGGCCGATGTGCCGATCGTTCCGCTCATCGTATGGGGCGCCCAGCGGCTCTGGACCAAAGACCATCCGCGGCGCCTGGGCCGCAGCAAGATTCCGATCACCGTCGAGGTGGGTAAACCACTGCGGGCCGACGACTCGATGGAGCGAACGTTGCAGAACCTGCGCACGGCGATGACCGAGCTGCTGCACGAGGCGCAGCGCGACTATCCAAGCCCGAAGGGCGCCTTCTGGGTGCCGCGCCGGCTCGGCGGTGGCGCACCGTCGCCCGACGAGGCGAAAGCGCTCGACGAGGCAGAACTGGCCGAGCGGGCCCGCAAGCGCGCAGAGCGGGAAGCCAAGAGCCGCCGGTGACCCTCCCGTTGCTGATCGCCTCCGACGTCGACGGCACGTTGCTGGACGACGACGAGAAGGTCTCCGCGCGCACCCGGGCGGCGGTCACCGCCGCGGTCGCGGCGGACACGAAGTTCGTGCTGGCCACCGGTCGCCCGCCGCGGTGGGTGCAGCCCGTCGTCGACGAGCTGGGCTTCGCGCCGATGGCGGTGTGCGCCAACGGTGCGGTGATCTACGACCCGGCCACCGACCGGATCGTGTCCGCGCGCACGCTGACCACCGACGTACTCGGCGAACTCGCCGACATCGCGACACGGGCGATCCCGGGCGCGGGCTTGGCCGTCGAGCGGGTGGGGCGCAGCGCTCATGACGCCGCGACTCCGCAGTTCGTCAGCTCACCGGGCTACGAACACGCCTGGCTCAACCCGGACAACACCGAGGTGTCCCTCGAGGACCTGCTCAGCGCACCCGCCGTCAAGCTGCTCATCCGCAAGGCGGGCGCACGCAGTGCCGATATGGCCGCCGAGCTTGTCAAACACGTTGTCTCGCAGGGTGATATCACGTATTCCACGAATAACGGTTTGGTCGAGATCATGCCGATCGGCATCAGCAAGGCGACCGGCGTGGCGGAGTTGGCCGGTCCGCTCGGCATCGCCGCCGAGGAGATCGTGACGTTCGGCGACATGCCCAACGACGTGCCGATGCTGCAATGGGCCGGGTTGGGTGTCGCCATGGGGCATGCCCATCCGGATGCGTTGGCCGCGGCCGACGAGATCACCTCGACGAACAACGACGACGGCGTCGCGCGGGTGCTCGAGCGGTGGTGGATGTAGCGCCGCGATCAGCTGCTGATCGGCGGGGTGAACCGCTCGAGCTGCACGGGCGCCGTGTCGGCCGTCGGCTTCGGGAGCTCGACGGGGATGCCGTCGAACACCCGTGTCACGGTGCCGTTCTCGCGGTCGAAGTTCAGCGTGCCGTGTTGGAAGTTCTGCACAATCCAAAGCGGTGCTTGAATTTCCGCGCTGGTCGGCAATCCGAGCGCGCCACGCTCGAAGCCCAATGCGCCCCAGGCCTTGTAGATTTCGCCGGTGACCGGTTGCGCGCCGCTCTGCGGTGACCAGTACACCGCGCCGCGTTCGAATGTGACGTAGCGGGCGCCACCCTCGCCGGCGGCCTCCAATGACGTCGGCCTGCCCAGCGGGCTCTTCATCCCGCCCATCGCCTCCCACTGCGCGAAAATCGCGCCCCCGCGCAGTGATTCGGACAGGTCGTCGGGCCCCGGTGGGTGGTTGAACCGGGCGGCGATGTCGCGGATGTGGTCCATCAAGGCATACGCCGCATTGCCGGGGCACTCCGTGGCGCCGACGTCGCGGTGGGTGAAGATCGAGGGCAGCTTCGGTGTCGCGCCCGTTGGGAACGCCGAGAACGACCCACCCGAGGAGGCCAGCACAACAGTACCGCGCGGATCGACGTGGTCCAGTCCGAGTCGCCACCCGAGCAATCGGGCCGTGGTGCGCAACTGGATCGGTGTCGGCGGGACCACCTCGAAGTTGCCCATCATCGCCACACCCCAGGTGTCGCGGTTGAAGCCGCCGGTGTGCGCTCCCTCGACCGGTTTGGTGATGCCGCCCGCGCGCCCCTCGAAAACCTGTCCGTACTTGTCGACCAGCGCGTTGTACGCGATGTCGCACCAGCCCAACGTGCGGGTGTGGTACTCGTAGACCGACCGGACGATGCCGGCAGAGTCCTGGGGCGCGTATTCGTTGCTACCGGCGGTGTGGTGCACGACTCCGGCGCGAATTCCCGAGTCGTAGCGGGGGTCTCCGCACCGCATCGATTCGTCGGCACCCCACTGCGACCGGTTGATGATGTTCGGCGGCACGCCCGGCGCGTTCACCGCCGACGGCGGCGGCAGTGTGTCGACCGGCGGCGCCTGCGGTGGGCTGATCAGGACGGCGTTCAAGTTCTGCCCGATGGACTGCTCCACGCTGGCCGGCAGGTAACCGAGGCCGGGCCCCTGCGCAGGTGCCGGCTGCGGGGTCGTGGCCGCATCGGGCGGACGGGTCACGGCGATCTGCACGGTGGTGGTGCGTCCGACGAACACCGGTTCGGTGCCGCGCGGACCGGCAGCGGGAGTCTGGGGGCCGACGCCCTCGAGGGGCTCGGCCTCGTACCACGGCCCCCACGTGCCGTCGGCCTTCTTGGCCCGCACCCGGGCGGTGGTGCCGGCGAAGTCGTCTGCGGTCAGCGCGACCAACGAGAACGGCGTGTCCTGGTGGACCTCGCGGATCGTCTCTCCGCCCGGGAGGCCGGTCAGCGGTTGCTGCGCGAGTCGCGGCGCCTCCGAGGCCGTCGCCCGGTCCGGCCCGTCACCCGGTAGGCCGTAGACCGCCATCGGCAGCATCACGACCGTCGCCGCCAGAGCGGTGAAGATCAGCGACGGCGCGGGGCGGCGAGGCGGCACGGACCGATGTTACGTATGTGTCAGTTGTTGCTTGTGGTACGACACGGCCCGCAGCGGCACCAAAATCGACGGAGACCTGCACCGGCACCGCAGAGCCGCCCGGCTTCTGCGGTGCCGTCTGGTGGCAGGTCTCAGGCGCCGGGAGCGGCCGGCGCCGCAGGTACCGGCGGTGCGGGCACGGCGGCCGGGGCGCCCGGCGGCTTCACCGCCGACATGATCGCCGGCATCACCATGCCTTTGAGCAGGTCGATCGCCTGTCCGGCGCCGAGTTGTTCGGCCATGCCGGACAGCTCGCCGACGATCCCGCCACTGCCGCCGCCGGTCGCCGCGGGCATCGTCGCCAGAGAGGGGTCGCCGAGGATCGGGTACGTGCCGGCGGCCGGGTCGAGCCCGATCGGCGCCGCGATGGGCACCTCGCTGGGTGCCGGCAGGCCCGTCGCCGACGAGATCGGCGTGGTGCCCAGGGCCGGATCGGTCAGCGCCGGTGGGGTGGACAGACCCGGGGCGGTCAGGCTGCCGCTGTCCCCGGCCGGACTGGTCAGCCCCGGGCTGGTCAGGTCCGGGCTGGTCAGCGCGGGGTTGGTCAACGCCGGGTCGGTCAGGGAGGGAGCGGTGGCGGTGACCGGCGGAACCGTGGCGCTCGGGGCGGTCAGTCCCGGAGCGGTCAGTCCCGGAGTGGTCAGCTCGGGCGTGGTGAGTCCGGGTGTGGTGAGCCCGGGCGCCGTCAGGCTCGGAGACGTCAGCCCCGGTGTGGTGAGACCTGGT
This window harbors:
- a CDS encoding lysophospholipid acyltransferase family protein; its protein translation is MEPVFYTLEVLVKAAVRVNGIPITYHGLEHIPASGGAVIAINHTSYVDWLPAALAAHYRKRRLRFMIKEEMQHVKVVNYLISRTGTIPVDRSAGAGAYAVAVERLRAGELVGVYPEATISRSFELKGFKTGAARMAREADVPIVPLIVWGAQRLWTKDHPRRLGRSKIPITVEVGKPLRADDSMERTLQNLRTAMTELLHEAQRDYPSPKGAFWVPRRLGGGAPSPDEAKALDEAELAERARKRAEREAKSRR
- a CDS encoding Cof-type HAD-IIB family hydrolase — translated: MTLPLLIASDVDGTLLDDDEKVSARTRAAVTAAVAADTKFVLATGRPPRWVQPVVDELGFAPMAVCANGAVIYDPATDRIVSARTLTTDVLGELADIATRAIPGAGLAVERVGRSAHDAATPQFVSSPGYEHAWLNPDNTEVSLEDLLSAPAVKLLIRKAGARSADMAAELVKHVVSQGDITYSTNNGLVEIMPIGISKATGVAELAGPLGIAAEEIVTFGDMPNDVPMLQWAGLGVAMGHAHPDALAAADEITSTNNDDGVARVLERWWM
- a CDS encoding N-acetylmuramoyl-L-alanine amidase, producing MLPMAVYGLPGDGPDRATASEAPRLAQQPLTGLPGGETIREVHQDTPFSLVALTADDFAGTTARVRAKKADGTWGPWYEAEPLEGVGPQTPAAGPRGTEPVFVGRTTTVQIAVTRPPDAATTPQPAPAQGPGLGYLPASVEQSIGQNLNAVLISPPQAPPVDTLPPPSAVNAPGVPPNIINRSQWGADESMRCGDPRYDSGIRAGVVHHTAGSNEYAPQDSAGIVRSVYEYHTRTLGWCDIAYNALVDKYGQVFEGRAGGITKPVEGAHTGGFNRDTWGVAMMGNFEVVPPTPIQLRTTARLLGWRLGLDHVDPRGTVVLASSGGSFSAFPTGATPKLPSIFTHRDVGATECPGNAAYALMDHIRDIAARFNHPPGPDDLSESLRGGAIFAQWEAMGGMKSPLGRPTSLEAAGEGGARYVTFERGAVYWSPQSGAQPVTGEIYKAWGALGFERGALGLPTSAEIQAPLWIVQNFQHGTLNFDRENGTVTRVFDGIPVELPKPTADTAPVQLERFTPPISS